CTCCGTTCCTGCCGCTGCACCCTGTGCAATATGCACAACTGCTGGGGCAGAAACTGAAAAAACAGGAAGTAGCGGTGTGGCTGATCAACACCGGGTGGACAGGTGGTGCTTATGGCACTGGTCAGCGTATTTCATTGAAATATACCAGGGCGATGGTGTCTGCAGCGCTCAATGGCCAACTGGACAGGATTGCTTATAAAGATTTTCCACTCTTTGGCTTTGGTATACCGGAACATTGCCCGGGGGTACCGACAGAAATGCTGGATCCTCGCAATACCTGGGCTGATAAAGCGGCTTTTGACAAACAGGCGGCAGACCTCGCTAACAGGTTTGTACAAAACTTTAAAAAATATGCGGCCCAGGCTGATCCGGAAATTTTATCCGCATCTCCGAAAAATTGATTATATTACGCTCCTAAGCCTGCCTTTAAAATTTCCACTATTATTTATCAAGTTCTATATAGAGCAAGACAAGTTACCTAAATTTGAAATTTTGAAGGCGGGGAACTTGTTTTGCGGAACTTGTGAGGGACGGGAAATAACATTGGGATTAAACTTATTCGTATATAAAAAAAGCATCTGCCAGCTGGCAGATGCTTTTTTGTTTTTAATTTTCTCAATTAAGCCTAACTTTGCGCATGCAAATTTTAGACGGTAAACTGGTATCAGCGGCTATCAAAGCCCAACTGGCAGAAAAAGTAACGGAACTGAAGGCTTTAGGCAAGAAAGTTCCTCACTTGGCTGCTATTCTGGTAGGTAATGATCCCGCCAGCGAAACATACGTTGCTTCAAAAGTTAAGTCCTGCGCAGAGATCGGATATCACTCCACCCTGCTGCGTTTCGATGAAAAAATTTCCGAAAAACATCTGCTTGACAATATCACTCTCCTGAATGAAAATGCAGATATTGATGGTATTCTTGTACAGTTACCGCTTCCAAAGCACATCAATGAAGAAGTTGTAATCAATAACATCGATCCAAGCAAAGACGTAGACGGTTTCCACCCGGTAAACGTTGGTAAAATGGTCAGTGGCCTGCCTACTTTTATCCCGGCTACACCTTACGGTATCATGCTGATGCTGGAACACTACAAAGTTCCAACAAAAGGTAAACACGCTGTAGTGATCGGCCGCAGTCACATCGTAGGTACGCCTATGAGCATCCTGCTGAGCAGAAATACCTACCCTGGCAACTGCACCGTTACCCTCACTCACTCACAGACTGCAAACCTGAAAGAAATCTGTCTCCAGGCAGATATCATCGTTGCTGCTATTGGTCGTCCGAACTTCGTGACTGCTGATATGGTGAAAGAAGGTGCTGCTATCGTGGATGTAGGTATCAACCGTATTGCTGATCCTTCTAAGAAATCTGGTCACAGACTGGTAGGTGATGTGAACTTTGATGAAGTTGCT
This Chitinophaga sancti DNA region includes the following protein-coding sequences:
- the folD gene encoding bifunctional methylenetetrahydrofolate dehydrogenase/methenyltetrahydrofolate cyclohydrolase FolD, with translation MQILDGKLVSAAIKAQLAEKVTELKALGKKVPHLAAILVGNDPASETYVASKVKSCAEIGYHSTLLRFDEKISEKHLLDNITLLNENADIDGILVQLPLPKHINEEVVINNIDPSKDVDGFHPVNVGKMVSGLPTFIPATPYGIMLMLEHYKVPTKGKHAVVIGRSHIVGTPMSILLSRNTYPGNCTVTLTHSQTANLKEICLQADIIVAAIGRPNFVTADMVKEGAAIVDVGINRIADPSKKSGHRLVGDVNFDEVAEKCSYITPVPGGVGPMTIAALLKNTYHAAVGQKGNMN